Proteins from one Pseudomonas bijieensis genomic window:
- a CDS encoding D-cysteine desulfhydrase translates to MIKQQLSRFNRLDLLGHPTPLEKLERLSTWLGRDIYIKRDDLTPLALGGNKLRKLEYLAADAIAQGADTLITAGAIQSNHVRQTAALAAKLGLGCVALLENPIGTEDSNYLGNGNRLLLELFDTKVELVENLDNADEQLQALAGRLRSNGKKPYLVPIGGSNALGALGYVRAGLELAEQIKDTGIEFAAVVLASGSAGTHSGLALGLSESLPTLPVIGVTVSRSEEDQFPKVQGLAERTAQLLDVALPEAFKVNLWDEYFAPRYGEPNAGTLAAVKLLASQEGLLLDPVYTGKAMAGLLDGIGRDRFDDGPIIFLHTGGAPALFAYNAAFQA, encoded by the coding sequence ATGATCAAACAACAGTTGTCTCGCTTTAACCGTCTCGACCTGCTCGGCCATCCGACACCGCTGGAAAAACTCGAGCGCCTCTCCACCTGGCTCGGCCGGGACATCTATATCAAGCGCGACGACCTGACGCCCCTGGCCTTGGGCGGCAACAAACTGCGCAAGCTCGAATACCTAGCCGCCGATGCAATCGCCCAGGGCGCCGACACCCTTATTACCGCCGGCGCGATCCAGTCCAACCATGTACGCCAGACCGCCGCCCTGGCCGCGAAGCTGGGCCTGGGTTGCGTGGCCCTGCTGGAAAACCCCATCGGCACCGAGGACAGCAATTACCTGGGCAACGGCAACCGATTGCTGCTGGAGCTGTTCGACACCAAGGTCGAGCTGGTGGAAAACCTGGACAACGCCGATGAGCAGCTCCAGGCCCTGGCCGGTCGCCTGCGCAGCAACGGGAAAAAACCCTACCTGGTGCCGATTGGTGGTTCGAACGCCTTGGGCGCGTTGGGGTACGTGCGCGCCGGCCTGGAACTGGCCGAGCAGATCAAGGACACCGGGATCGAGTTCGCCGCCGTGGTACTGGCCTCGGGCAGTGCCGGCACCCACAGCGGCCTGGCGCTGGGGTTGAGTGAAAGCCTGCCGACGCTTCCGGTCATTGGCGTCACGGTTTCACGTAGCGAGGAGGACCAGTTTCCAAAGGTCCAGGGTTTGGCCGAACGCACCGCCCAGTTGCTGGACGTGGCCCTTCCCGAGGCTTTCAAAGTGAACCTGTGGGATGAGTACTTCGCGCCCCGCTACGGTGAGCCAAACGCCGGGACCCTGGCGGCGGTCAAGCTGCTGGCCAGCCAGGAAGGCCTGTTGCTGGATCCGGTCTACACCGGCAAGGCCATGGCCGGCCTGCTCGACGGCATTGGCCGCGACCGCTTCGACGACGGCCCGATCATCTTCCTGCATACCGGCGGTGCGCCCGCGTTGTTTGCCTATAACGCGGCGTTCCAGGCTTAG
- the tcyJ gene encoding cystine ABC transporter substrate-binding protein: protein MNFSALRRNLLVGSLGLALSAGLLEQAVAGEQLQKIKDAGVINVGLEGTYPPFSFVDADGKLAGFEVEFSEALAKELGVKVKLQPTKWDGILAALESKRLDAVINQVTISEERKKKYDFSTPYTVSGIQALTLTKNKDTIKTAADLAGKKVGVGLGTNYEQWVKANVPGADVRTYEDDPTKFQDLRVGRIDAILIDRLAALEYAKKAKDTAAAGEAFSRQEAGIALRKGEPELLDAVNKAIDKLRADGTLKKLSEKYFSADVTQ from the coding sequence ATGAATTTTTCCGCATTACGTCGCAACCTGTTGGTAGGTTCGCTGGGCCTGGCATTGAGCGCCGGCCTGTTGGAGCAAGCGGTTGCCGGTGAGCAACTGCAAAAAATCAAGGACGCAGGCGTAATCAACGTCGGCCTGGAAGGCACTTACCCACCGTTCAGTTTCGTCGACGCCGACGGCAAGCTGGCCGGTTTCGAGGTGGAGTTTTCCGAAGCCCTGGCCAAGGAACTGGGGGTGAAGGTCAAGCTGCAGCCGACCAAATGGGACGGCATCCTCGCGGCACTGGAATCCAAGCGCCTGGACGCGGTGATCAACCAGGTGACCATCTCCGAAGAACGCAAGAAAAAGTATGACTTCTCCACGCCGTATACCGTTTCCGGGATTCAGGCGCTGACCCTGACCAAGAACAAAGACACCATCAAGACCGCCGCCGACCTGGCAGGCAAGAAAGTCGGCGTAGGCCTGGGCACCAACTACGAACAATGGGTGAAAGCCAACGTCCCCGGCGCTGACGTACGTACCTACGAAGATGACCCGACCAAATTCCAGGACCTGCGCGTTGGCCGTATCGACGCCATCCTGATCGACCGCCTCGCCGCGCTCGAATATGCCAAGAAAGCCAAGGACACTGCCGCCGCCGGCGAAGCGTTCTCCCGCCAGGAAGCCGGTATTGCCCTGCGCAAAGGCGAGCCTGAACTGCTGGATGCAGTGAACAAGGCCATCGACAAACTCCGCGCCGATGGCACGCTGAAAAAGCTCTCGGAAAAATACTTCAGCGCTGACGTCACTCAATAA
- the tcyL gene encoding cystine ABC transporter permease → MEEAFQLALDSAPFLLKGAYYTIILSLGGMFFGLLLGFGLALMRLSRFKLVSWIARIYVSFFRGTPLLVQLFVIYYGLPQLGVELDPLPAALIGFSLNMAAYACEILRAAISSIERGQWEAAASIGMTRAQALRRAILPQAARTALPPLGNSFISLVKDTALAATIQVPELFRQAQLITARTFEIFTMYLAAALIYWILASVLSHLQNVLEARVNRHDQES, encoded by the coding sequence ATGGAAGAGGCTTTTCAACTCGCGCTGGACTCCGCGCCCTTCCTGCTCAAGGGCGCGTATTACACGATCATCCTCAGCCTGGGCGGGATGTTTTTCGGCCTGCTGCTGGGGTTCGGCCTGGCGTTGATGCGCCTGTCGCGCTTCAAACTGGTGAGCTGGATCGCCCGCATCTACGTGTCGTTCTTTCGCGGCACGCCGCTGCTGGTGCAGTTGTTCGTGATCTATTACGGGTTACCGCAACTGGGTGTCGAACTGGATCCGCTGCCGGCGGCCCTGATCGGCTTCTCGCTGAACATGGCCGCCTATGCCTGTGAAATCCTGCGGGCCGCCATCAGCTCCATCGAGCGCGGCCAGTGGGAAGCGGCGGCGAGTATCGGCATGACCCGCGCCCAGGCCCTGCGCCGGGCCATCCTGCCACAAGCCGCACGCACGGCCCTGCCGCCGCTGGGCAACAGCTTCATTTCCCTGGTCAAGGACACCGCGTTGGCGGCGACCATCCAGGTTCCGGAGCTGTTCCGCCAGGCGCAGTTGATCACCGCGCGAACCTTCGAAATCTTCACCATGTACCTCGCCGCCGCGCTGATCTATTGGATTCTGGCGAGCGTGCTCTCGCACCTGCAGAACGTCCTGGAAGCCCGGGTCAATCGGCATGACCAGGAGTCCTGA
- the tcyN gene encoding L-cystine ABC transporter ATP-binding protein TcyN, whose product MIVVEKLTKQFKGQVVLNGIDLQVEEGEVVAIIGPSGSGKTTFLRCLNFLEEPSSGRIKVGDIEIDGSRPLNQQQNLVRRLRQQVGFVFQNFNLFPHRTALENVIEGPLVVKKTPRAEAEALGRKLLAKVGLSGKEDAYPRRLSGGQQQRVAIARALAMEPEVILFDEPTSALDPELVGEVLATIRGLAEEKRTMVIVTHEMGFARDVANRVVFFDKGVIVEQGEAKALFAAPKEERTRQFLSKFLSSSQHSQ is encoded by the coding sequence ATGATTGTCGTGGAAAAACTGACAAAGCAGTTCAAGGGTCAGGTGGTGCTCAACGGCATCGACCTGCAAGTCGAAGAGGGTGAAGTGGTGGCGATCATTGGCCCCAGTGGTTCGGGCAAGACCACTTTCCTGCGCTGCCTGAACTTCCTCGAAGAACCCAGCAGTGGCCGGATCAAGGTCGGCGACATCGAGATCGATGGCAGCCGTCCGTTGAACCAGCAGCAGAATCTGGTGCGTCGTTTGCGCCAGCAGGTGGGTTTTGTGTTCCAGAACTTCAATCTGTTCCCCCATCGCACCGCGCTGGAGAACGTGATCGAGGGTCCGCTGGTAGTGAAAAAGACCCCGCGCGCAGAAGCCGAAGCACTGGGCCGTAAACTGTTGGCCAAGGTCGGCCTGTCTGGCAAGGAAGACGCCTACCCTCGGCGCCTTTCCGGCGGTCAGCAACAGCGCGTGGCGATTGCCCGGGCGTTGGCGATGGAACCGGAGGTGATCCTGTTCGACGAGCCAACCTCAGCCCTCGATCCGGAATTGGTGGGCGAAGTCCTGGCAACCATTCGCGGCCTGGCCGAAGAAAAACGCACCATGGTCATCGTGACCCACGAAATGGGCTTCGCCCGGGATGTCGCCAACCGCGTGGTGTTTTTCGATAAAGGCGTGATCGTCGAACAAGGCGAAGCCAAGGCCTTGTTTGCAGCGCCCAAGGAAGAACGCACTCGACAGTTCCTCAGCAAATTCCTCTCGTCCAGTCAGCACTCGCAGTAA
- a CDS encoding SfnB family sulfur acquisition oxidoreductase yields the protein MSDLAQAKVQSDQDIAPLLLPAQVLRNDAEAIKAAHELAQVARQQAARRDQQRKLPWAEIEQFTRSGLGSIAVPRAYGGPQVSFVTLADVFAIISAADPALGQIPQNQFGVLQLILGTGTERQKKILLQSVLEGWRIGNAGPERGVRNTLELKARITADGDSFVINGQKFYSTGALFAHWVAVKALNDEGRQVLAFVRRGTPGLRIVDDWSGFGQRTTASGTVLLNNVRVDAELVLDNWRINETPGVQGAISQLIQAAIDAGIARGAIDDAIAFVRERARPWIDAKVDRASDDLYVIADIGKLKIELHAAEALLRKAGQVLDQVSAAPITAQSAARASIAVAEAKVLTTEIALQASEKLFELAGSRATLAEFNLDRHWRNARVHTLHDPVRWKYHAVGAYHLNGTLPARHSWI from the coding sequence ATGTCGGATTTGGCCCAAGCAAAGGTCCAGAGCGACCAGGACATCGCACCGCTGTTGTTGCCTGCCCAAGTACTGCGCAACGATGCCGAGGCCATCAAGGCCGCTCATGAGCTGGCCCAGGTCGCCCGCCAGCAAGCCGCGCGACGTGACCAGCAACGCAAGCTGCCCTGGGCAGAAATCGAGCAATTCACCCGCAGCGGACTGGGTAGCATAGCCGTTCCCCGGGCGTACGGCGGTCCCCAGGTCTCGTTCGTCACCCTGGCCGATGTATTCGCAATCATCTCCGCTGCCGATCCGGCCCTCGGACAGATTCCACAGAACCAGTTCGGCGTGCTCCAGCTGATTCTCGGCACGGGCACCGAACGGCAGAAGAAAATTCTTCTGCAGAGCGTCCTCGAAGGCTGGCGCATCGGCAACGCCGGGCCGGAACGAGGTGTTCGCAATACCCTTGAGCTGAAGGCACGGATCACCGCCGACGGTGACAGCTTCGTCATCAATGGCCAGAAGTTCTATTCCACCGGTGCACTGTTTGCCCATTGGGTGGCCGTCAAGGCGCTGAATGACGAGGGTCGCCAAGTATTGGCGTTCGTGCGGCGCGGCACCCCGGGCCTGCGGATCGTCGACGATTGGTCGGGGTTCGGCCAGCGCACCACCGCCAGCGGCACCGTGCTGCTGAACAATGTGCGGGTAGATGCCGAGTTGGTCCTGGACAACTGGCGGATCAACGAAACGCCTGGCGTGCAAGGCGCGATTTCCCAACTGATCCAGGCCGCCATCGATGCAGGCATTGCCCGTGGCGCCATCGACGATGCCATCGCCTTCGTGCGTGAACGCGCCCGGCCATGGATCGACGCCAAGGTCGACCGCGCCAGTGACGACCTTTACGTGATCGCCGACATCGGCAAGCTGAAAATCGAATTGCACGCCGCCGAAGCGCTACTGCGCAAGGCCGGACAAGTGCTGGACCAGGTCAGCGCCGCGCCCATCACCGCGCAATCGGCTGCCCGCGCCTCGATTGCCGTGGCCGAGGCCAAGGTGCTCACCACCGAGATCGCCCTGCAAGCCAGCGAAAAACTCTTCGAGCTGGCCGGCAGTCGCGCCACCCTCGCCGAATTCAATCTCGACCGCCACTGGCGTAACGCCCGAGTGCACACCCTGCACGACCCAGTGCGCTGGAAGTATCACGCCGTAGGCGCCTACCACCTGAACGGCACCTTGCCGGCCCGGCATTCCTGGATCTGA
- a CDS encoding SfnB family sulfur acquisition oxidoreductase has translation MTFSQHVAVITSDEQALIVASDLADDFKRDSALRDRERRLPHPELEAFSRSGLWGISVPKAYGGAGVSNVTLAKVIALISQADGSLGQIPQNHFYALEVLRVNGSEAQKQRLYAEVLAGQRFGNALAELGTKTAHDRITQLRRDGKGYRINGRKFYATGAIYAQRIPTSVVDENGVQQLAFVPRDSKGLTVIDDWTGFGQRTTGSGSVVFEDVHVAAEDIVPFQSAFERPTPVGPLAQILHAAIDTGIARAAYEDALYFVRNKTRPWIDATSDIATEDPHTLKSFGQLSIRLHAAEALLERAGEFLDRAQADTQADTVAAASIAVAEARAISTEISLAAGSTLFELAGSQATLAEHGLDRHWRNARVHTLHDPVRWKYHAVGNFYLNDEKPPLRGTI, from the coding sequence ATGACGTTTTCTCAACACGTCGCGGTGATCACCAGCGATGAACAAGCCCTGATCGTGGCCAGCGACCTGGCCGATGACTTCAAGCGCGACAGCGCCCTGCGCGACCGCGAGCGTCGCTTGCCGCACCCGGAACTGGAGGCGTTCTCCCGCTCCGGCCTGTGGGGCATCAGTGTGCCCAAGGCCTACGGCGGCGCCGGTGTGTCCAACGTCACCCTGGCCAAAGTGATTGCCTTGATCTCTCAGGCTGACGGCTCTCTCGGGCAGATTCCACAAAATCATTTCTACGCCCTGGAAGTGCTACGGGTAAACGGCAGCGAAGCGCAAAAACAACGCCTGTATGCCGAAGTACTGGCCGGCCAACGCTTTGGCAATGCGTTGGCGGAGCTCGGTACCAAGACCGCCCACGACCGCATCACTCAACTGCGCCGCGACGGCAAGGGTTATCGCATCAACGGCCGCAAGTTCTACGCCACGGGGGCGATCTACGCCCAGCGCATCCCCACGTCGGTGGTGGATGAAAACGGCGTGCAACAACTGGCGTTTGTCCCTCGCGACAGCAAAGGCCTGACGGTAATCGACGACTGGACGGGGTTCGGCCAGCGCACCACGGGCAGCGGTTCGGTGGTGTTCGAAGACGTCCACGTCGCCGCCGAAGACATCGTGCCATTCCAGAGCGCCTTCGAGCGCCCGACACCGGTGGGCCCCCTGGCGCAGATTCTTCACGCTGCCATCGACACCGGCATCGCCCGCGCCGCCTATGAAGACGCCTTGTACTTTGTCCGCAACAAAACCCGCCCATGGATCGACGCTACCAGCGACATCGCCACCGAAGACCCGCACACGCTCAAGAGCTTCGGCCAACTGAGCATCCGCCTGCACGCCGCCGAAGCCCTGCTGGAGCGAGCCGGTGAGTTTCTCGACCGGGCCCAGGCCGACACCCAGGCCGACACAGTCGCCGCCGCCTCGATTGCCGTGGCCGAAGCCCGGGCCATCAGCACCGAGATTTCCCTCGCCGCTGGCAGCACGCTGTTCGAACTGGCCGGCAGCCAGGCGACCCTGGCCGAACATGGCCTGGATCGCCACTGGCGCAACGCCCGGGTGCACACCCTGCATGACCCGGTGCGCTGGAAATACCACGCGGTGGGCAATTTTTATCTCAACGATGAAAAACCGCCGCTGCGGGGGACCATTTGA
- a CDS encoding LLM class flavin-dependent oxidoreductase, translating into MAHGKKKILLNAFNMNCIGHINHGLWTHPQDTSTQFNTIEYWTALAQLLERGLFDGLFIADIVGVYDVYQQSVDVTLKESIQLPVNDPLLLVSAMAAVTKNLGFGLTANLTYEPPYLFARRMSTLDHLSRGRVGWNIVTGYLDSAAKAMGLTAQVEHDRRYDQADEYLQVLYKLWEGSWENDAVLNDREQRIYARPEKVHKVRHQGEFYQVEGYHLCEPSPQRTPVLFQAGSSERGLLFAGRHAECVFISGQNKPATKVQVDKVRASAVEAGRNPEDIKVFMGLNVIVGQTEAAAWAKHAEYLGYASAEAGVAHFSASTGIDFSQYELDEPIQYVKSNAIQSATKTLQNNDWTRRKLLEQHALGGRYITVVGSPEQVADELESWIAETGLDGFNLTRIVTPQSYVDFIDLVIPELQRRGSYKTEYDNGTLREKLFQAEAYLPKQHTGSTYRH; encoded by the coding sequence ATGGCCCACGGCAAGAAAAAAATCCTGCTCAACGCGTTCAACATGAACTGCATCGGGCACATCAATCACGGCCTGTGGACCCATCCCCAGGACACCTCGACCCAGTTCAACACGATCGAATACTGGACCGCCCTGGCGCAGTTACTCGAACGCGGATTGTTCGACGGGCTGTTTATCGCCGATATCGTCGGGGTCTACGACGTGTACCAACAGTCGGTGGACGTCACCCTGAAAGAGTCGATCCAGCTGCCGGTCAATGACCCGTTGCTACTGGTGTCGGCGATGGCCGCCGTGACGAAGAACCTCGGTTTCGGCCTGACCGCCAACCTGACCTACGAACCGCCCTACCTGTTTGCCCGCCGCATGAGCACCCTCGATCACCTGAGTCGCGGCCGGGTCGGCTGGAACATTGTCACCGGTTACCTGGACAGCGCCGCCAAAGCCATGGGCCTGACTGCCCAGGTCGAGCATGACCGCCGCTACGACCAGGCCGACGAATACCTGCAAGTGCTCTACAAACTGTGGGAGGGCAGCTGGGAAAACGACGCCGTGCTCAACGACCGCGAACAACGGATCTATGCCCGGCCGGAAAAAGTGCACAAGGTCCGGCACCAGGGTGAGTTCTATCAGGTCGAGGGTTATCACCTGTGCGAACCGTCGCCCCAGCGCACGCCGGTATTGTTCCAGGCAGGCAGTTCCGAGCGCGGCCTGCTATTCGCCGGGCGGCATGCCGAGTGCGTGTTCATCAGCGGTCAGAACAAACCGGCGACCAAGGTCCAGGTGGACAAGGTCCGCGCCAGCGCCGTCGAAGCCGGGCGCAACCCCGAGGACATCAAGGTGTTCATGGGTCTTAACGTGATTGTCGGCCAGACCGAAGCGGCCGCCTGGGCCAAGCATGCCGAGTACCTGGGCTACGCCAGCGCCGAGGCCGGGGTGGCGCATTTTTCCGCGTCGACGGGGATCGATTTTTCCCAGTACGAACTGGACGAGCCGATCCAGTACGTGAAGAGCAATGCCATCCAGTCTGCCACCAAGACTCTGCAAAACAACGATTGGACCCGACGCAAATTGCTGGAGCAACACGCCCTCGGTGGTCGCTACATCACTGTGGTGGGCTCGCCCGAGCAGGTGGCCGACGAACTGGAGTCGTGGATCGCCGAAACCGGCCTCGATGGTTTCAACCTGACCCGCATCGTCACGCCGCAAAGCTATGTGGACTTCATCGACCTGGTGATTCCCGAGCTGCAGCGACGCGGTTCGTACAAGACCGAATACGACAACGGCACCTTGCGTGAAAAGCTGTTTCAGGCAGAGGCCTATTTACCCAAGCAACATACCGGCTCGACCTACCGGCACTGA
- a CDS encoding MetQ/NlpA family ABC transporter substrate-binding protein — protein sequence MTKQLLTLPVKALALALGLFSSALFAADAPLKIGTTAAFAIPLEAAVEEAGKQGLKVELVEFSDWIAPNVSLASGDIDVNYFQHIPFLENAKAAAGFDLVPFAPGIINNVGLYSKKYKSFDELPEGASVAIANDPINSGRGLQLLAKAGLITLKPGVGYKATEDDIVANPKKLKILQVEAVQLVRAYEDADLVQGYPAYIRLAKTFDATSALLFDGLDHKEYVIQFVIQPKSKNDPRLAKFVDIYQHSPVVRAALDKAHGKLYQAGWEG from the coding sequence ATGACCAAGCAACTCCTGACCCTGCCAGTCAAAGCACTGGCCCTGGCCCTCGGCCTGTTCAGCTCGGCGCTGTTCGCCGCCGATGCACCGTTGAAAATCGGCACCACCGCTGCGTTCGCCATTCCCCTGGAAGCCGCCGTGGAAGAAGCCGGCAAGCAAGGCCTGAAGGTCGAGTTGGTGGAGTTCAGCGACTGGATCGCGCCCAACGTCAGCCTGGCGTCCGGCGATATCGACGTGAATTACTTCCAGCACATCCCGTTCCTGGAAAACGCCAAGGCCGCCGCCGGGTTCGACCTGGTGCCCTTTGCCCCGGGGATCATCAACAACGTCGGCCTCTATTCGAAAAAATACAAAAGCTTTGATGAGTTGCCCGAAGGCGCGAGCGTGGCCATTGCCAACGATCCGATCAACAGCGGGCGCGGCCTGCAACTGCTGGCCAAGGCCGGGCTGATCACTCTCAAGCCCGGTGTCGGTTACAAGGCCACCGAAGACGACATCGTGGCCAACCCGAAGAAGCTCAAGATCCTCCAGGTCGAAGCCGTGCAACTGGTGCGCGCCTATGAAGATGCCGACCTGGTACAGGGCTACCCGGCCTACATCCGTTTGGCGAAAACCTTCGATGCCACGTCAGCCTTGCTGTTCGACGGCCTCGATCACAAGGAATACGTGATCCAGTTCGTGATCCAACCCAAGAGCAAGAACGACCCGCGGCTGGCCAAGTTCGTCGATATCTATCAGCACTCGCCTGTCGTGCGCGCCGCCCTGGACAAGGCCCACGGCAAGCTCTACCAAGCCGGTTGGGAAGGCTGA
- a CDS encoding methionine ABC transporter ATP-binding protein translates to MNAVNARLRQEAPTPHSAEQTELHPELNRAHVRFIGLGKTYNGAQGPVAALQGIDLAIQRGEVFGIIGRSGAGKSSLIRTINRLEQPTSGRVLIDQVDIGEFDEDRLVELRRRIGMIFQHFNLMSAKTVWQNVELPLKVAGVPKEQRQRKVRELLELVGLQGKHKAYPAQLSGGQKQRVGIARALVHDPQILLCDEATSALDPETTQSILGLLREINQRLGLTIVLITHEMAVIREVCDRVVVLEQGRIVEQGPVWEVFGNPQHEVSRTLLAPLQHAIPEELQSRLQAQPASADAATVLRLQFTGAGRDEADLAALFSALGGRVRLLHGGIERIQGHGLGQLLLAVSGSSWGAEELRQRAGNWAQRVEVLGYVV, encoded by the coding sequence ATGAACGCCGTCAACGCGCGACTTCGACAGGAAGCCCCCACGCCCCACAGTGCCGAACAGACTGAACTGCATCCAGAGCTGAACCGTGCCCACGTGCGCTTCATCGGTCTGGGCAAGACCTACAACGGCGCCCAGGGTCCGGTGGCCGCACTGCAAGGCATCGACCTGGCGATCCAGCGCGGCGAAGTATTCGGCATCATCGGTCGTAGCGGTGCCGGCAAGTCCTCGTTGATCCGCACCATCAACCGGCTCGAACAACCCACCAGCGGCCGGGTATTGATCGATCAGGTGGACATCGGCGAGTTCGATGAAGACCGCTTGGTGGAACTGCGTCGACGCATCGGCATGATCTTCCAGCACTTCAACCTGATGTCGGCCAAGACCGTGTGGCAGAACGTCGAATTGCCCCTGAAAGTCGCAGGTGTACCCAAGGAGCAGCGCCAGCGCAAAGTCCGCGAGTTGCTGGAACTGGTCGGCCTGCAAGGCAAGCACAAGGCCTACCCGGCGCAACTCTCCGGCGGGCAGAAGCAGCGGGTCGGCATTGCCCGGGCGCTGGTGCATGACCCGCAGATCCTGTTGTGCGACGAAGCCACTTCGGCCCTGGACCCGGAGACCACCCAATCGATCCTCGGCCTGCTGCGCGAGATCAACCAGCGCTTGGGCCTGACCATCGTCTTGATCACCCATGAAATGGCGGTGATTCGCGAAGTCTGCGACCGGGTGGTGGTGCTCGAGCAGGGTCGGATCGTCGAGCAGGGGCCGGTCTGGGAAGTGTTTGGCAACCCGCAGCACGAGGTCAGTCGAACGCTGCTGGCGCCCTTGCAACACGCCATACCGGAGGAACTGCAAAGCCGCCTGCAAGCGCAGCCGGCGTCGGCGGATGCCGCTACCGTGCTGCGCCTGCAATTCACCGGCGCGGGTCGCGATGAAGCGGATCTCGCCGCTCTGTTCAGCGCCCTTGGTGGCCGGGTGCGGCTGCTGCACGGCGGCATCGAGCGCATTCAGGGCCATGGGCTGGGGCAATTGCTGCTGGCCGTGAGCGGTTCGTCGTGGGGCGCCGAGGAATTGCGTCAACGTGCGGGCAATTGGGCGCAACGGGTGGAGGTGCTGGGCTATGTGGTTTGA
- a CDS encoding methionine ABC transporter permease, which yields MWFDRLLQGFIDTFLMVGVSSLIALLAGIPLAVILVTSGKGGIYEAPALNRALGAFVNLFRSIPFLILMVALIPFTRLIVGTTYGVWAAVVPLTIAATPFFARIAEVSLREVDHGLIEAAQAMGCRRWHIVWHVLLPEALPGIVGGFTITLVTMINSSAMAGAIGAGGLGDIAYRYGYQRFDSQIMLTVIVLLVALVAVIQLGGDRLARGLNKR from the coding sequence ATGTGGTTTGATCGGTTGTTGCAGGGTTTCATCGACACGTTCCTGATGGTTGGCGTGTCGTCGCTGATCGCGCTGCTGGCGGGCATACCGCTGGCGGTGATCCTGGTCACCAGCGGCAAGGGCGGGATCTATGAAGCGCCAGCCTTGAACCGCGCCTTGGGCGCGTTCGTGAACCTGTTCCGCTCGATACCGTTCCTGATTCTTATGGTGGCGTTGATCCCGTTCACCCGGCTGATCGTCGGCACCACCTACGGTGTCTGGGCAGCAGTCGTGCCGCTGACCATCGCCGCCACGCCGTTCTTTGCCCGCATCGCCGAAGTCAGCCTGCGCGAGGTCGATCATGGCTTGATCGAAGCCGCCCAGGCCATGGGTTGCCGCCGTTGGCACATCGTCTGGCATGTGCTGCTGCCCGAAGCCCTGCCGGGCATCGTCGGCGGCTTCACCATCACCCTGGTGACCATGATCAACTCTTCGGCCATGGCCGGGGCCATCGGTGCCGGCGGCCTGGGCGACATCGCCTACCGCTATGGCTACCAACGCTTCGACAGCCAGATCATGCTCACGGTGATCGTGTTGCTGGTGGCGTTGGTGGCGGTGATTCAACTGGGCGGAGACCGCCTGGCGCGGGGTCTGAACAAACGCTGA
- a CDS encoding class I SAM-dependent methyltransferase, with translation MKHTADDLHAITATTLGHYNAVAESFREGTRDHDVSQNIDALLRHIQGQAPLHILDFGCGPGRDLRTFTAMGHVAVGLDGSAEFARMARQDSGCEVWQQDFLALDLPADRFDGIFANAVLFHVPVQELPRVLRQLHATLKPGGVLFSSNPRGENQEGWSGQRFGAYHDLAAWRTLLGDAGFVELEHYYRPAGLPREQQPWLASVWRKPA, from the coding sequence ATGAAACACACCGCCGACGACCTCCACGCCATCACCGCCACGACCCTGGGCCATTACAACGCCGTGGCAGAAAGCTTTCGCGAAGGCACCCGCGACCACGACGTCAGCCAGAACATCGACGCCTTGTTGCGCCACATCCAGGGCCAGGCACCGTTGCACATCCTGGACTTCGGCTGCGGTCCGGGGCGCGATTTGCGCACGTTCACGGCCATGGGCCACGTCGCGGTCGGTCTCGACGGCTCGGCGGAATTTGCCCGGATGGCGCGCCAGGACAGCGGCTGTGAAGTATGGCAACAGGACTTCCTGGCGCTCGACCTGCCAGCCGACCGCTTTGACGGGATTTTCGCCAACGCGGTGCTGTTTCATGTGCCGGTCCAGGAGCTGCCTCGGGTGCTCAGGCAATTGCACGCCACGCTCAAGCCCGGCGGCGTGCTGTTCAGCTCAAACCCTCGGGGCGAAAACCAGGAGGGCTGGAGCGGCCAGCGCTTCGGCGCCTACCACGACCTCGCGGCCTGGCGCACTCTGCTTGGCGACGCAGGTTTCGTGGAACTGGAGCATTACTACCGACCGGCGGGGCTGCCACGGGAGCAGCAGCCTTGGTTGGCGAGTGTCTGGCGTAAACCTGCTTAG